In a genomic window of Pseudoliparis swirei isolate HS2019 ecotype Mariana Trench chromosome 20, NWPU_hadal_v1, whole genome shotgun sequence:
- the synrg gene encoding synergin gamma isoform X9 — protein MALRPGSGGGGSFMYPVGGGLGPPQGMVPMQQQQQQQQQQQQQQQGFPMVPVMQPNMQGMMGMNYVGQMPAGAMPMQGGMALGMQTPGMQFMGQPQYMGMRPAGPQYTVDMHKQMAEQHHKRLEQQQKMLEEDRKRRQFEEQKQKLRLLSSVKPKTAEKSRDDALEAIKGNLDGFSRDAKMYPNPSSQTKKPGVGVYPQQEHIQPMLPAWLYNDSLIPEMFKKVLEFTMTPAGIDTANLYPILISSGLPREALGQIWASANRTTPGMLTKEELYTVLALIGVAQSGLPAMNVEILSQFPSPPVPNLPALAMAMAPVMHQHQHQHQHQHQHPMMTKPPVSMPMAMPTTAPPVMSMNTTMQAQAPTNTNFIASFPPAQGPKADDDDFQDFQEAPKAGDQSFTEFQGESGGGFPTTLASQHQQSASAMLTPVSGSSSTSVTSSDKYAVFKQLSVEQPAEPTPTASDIGDKYSVFRQLEHPADKKPVGEGFADFKSVSADDGFTDFKTADSVSPLDPSDQAKIFQPSFPSAFPTSQSLQHLAQQQQQQPAVSLSQPRNPLNMADLDLFSSMASSVPAPAETKPSTFPSVSVPPSLVLLPGGAKPPGGGVDDFGDFTLFGSSTEASTAGGAVAAPQDDFADFMAFGSSGGEPKGESSSSSSVGVQGETPTQQRPQQSSDKYDVFKRLSLEGGLADDDAKDSGGGSFSSLKSDTGDFADFQSSKFCTALGAAEKTLVDKVAAFKQAKEDSASVKSLDLPSIGGSSVGKDDSEDALSVQLDMKLSDMGGDLKHVMSDSSLDLPGLSAHQPPATEGDDVKFDPFGTSDISTLSSYDWTDREECLPGEVRKPHGFEAASLPSLVSAQRTELTFGSTENITSSSVAKITTSVPTEDGASTDGKFEAFADFGPGDQGGVEDDFGDFASTVSEKSDSPAATAEGNQSEASDEFGAFQGDKPKFGKSDFLKASAQTNVKSSEEMIKNELATFDLSVQGSHKRSHSLGDKEIGRSPPSPAPEQPFRDRSNTLSETPALPVIRDKYKDLTGEVEESERYAFEWQRCLESALEVITKANNILNSISSSAVCTEVIQSAQGMEYLLGVVEVYRVTRRVELGIKATAVCSEKLQQLLKDVSRVWNNLMGFMSLAKLAPDESSLDFSSCILRHGIKNAKELACGVCLLNVDTRSKAFNSETDNFKLLYGGHQYHASCANFWTNCVEPKPPGLILPDLL, from the exons ATGGCGCTGCGGCCGGGATCAGGGGGAGGCGGCAG TTTCATGTATCCTGTTGGAGGGGGCCTGGGACCGCCACAAG GCATGGTAcccatgcagcagcagcagcagcagcagcagcagcagcagcagcagcagcagggcttCCCTATGGTACCGGTCATGCAACCGAACATGCAGGGCATGATGGGAATGAACTATGTGGGACAGATGCCCGCCGGAGCTATGCCTATGCAG GGTGGGATGGCTCTTGGTATGCAGACCCCTGGGATGCAGTTCATGGGTCAGCCCCAGTATATGGGTATGAGACCTGCTGGGCCCCAATACACTGTGGACATGCACAAACAAATGGCTGAGCAGCACCA CAAAcgcctggagcagcagcagaagatgctggaagaggacaggaagagaAGACAATTTGAGGAGCAGAAACAGAAGCTGAGGCTGCTCAGCAGCGTCAAACCCAAG ACAGCTGAGAAGAGCCGCGATGATGCTTTGGAGGCAATCAAAGGCAACCTGGATGGCTTTAGCAGAGATGCTAAGATGTATCCAAATCCATCATCGCAGACCAAGAAGCCAG GTGTTGGTGTGTACCCACAACAAGAGCACATTCAGCCCATGCTGCCAGCCTGGCTTTACAATGACAGCCTCATCCCAG AAATGTTCAAAAAGGTTCTTGAATTCACCATGACTCCGGCAGGGATAGACACAGCCAATCTCTACCCTATTCTCATATCATCAGGACTTCCCAGGGAAGCACTGGGGCAAATCTGGGCGTCAGCCAACCGCACAACACCTGGCATGCTGACCAAAGAGGAGCTCTACACTGTACTTGCACTAATTGGTGTGGCGCAG AGTGGCCTCCCAGCTATGAATGTGGAAATTCTCAGTCAGTTTCCCTCTCCACCAGTGCCCAACCTACCAGCCCTGGCTATGGCCATGGCCCCCGTCatgcaccagcaccagcaccaacaccaacaccagcaccagcaccccATGATGACCAAGCCCCCGGTCTCTATGCCTATGGCCATGCCCACAACGGCACCACCAGTTATGAGCATGAATACTACAATGCAGGCTCAAGCACCCACAAACACCAACTTCATAGCCAGTTTCCCTCCTGCACAG GGGCCCAAAGCCGATGACGATGACTTCCAGGATTTCCAGGAGGCTCCAAAAGCAGGAGACCAGTCCTTCACTGAGTTCCAGGGGGAGTCGGGTGGAGGTTTCCCCACCACCCTTGCATCGCAGCACCAACAAAG CGCGTCTGCCATGCTGACGCCAGTGTCTGGTTCTTCTTCCACCTCCGTCACGTCCTCTGATAAGTACGCTGTTTTCAAGCAGCTGTCTGTGGAGCAGCCTGCAGAGCCGACACCCACTGCCTCAG ATATTGGGGACAAATACAGTGTATTCAGACAGCTTGAGCACCCTGCTGACAAGAAACCAGTCG GGGAAGGATTTGCAGATTTCAAGTCCGTCAGCGCTGATGATGGCTTCACAGACTTTAAAACCGCAGACAGCGTCTCTCCATTAGACCCTTCAGACCAGGCCAAGATCTTTCAACCTTCCTTCCCCTCTGCTTTCCCAACCTCTCAGTCTCTACAACACCtagcacagcagcagcagcagcagccagccgTGTCTCTTTCTCAGCCCAGAAATCCTCTCAACATGGCCGACCTGGACCTTTTCTCTTCTATGGCGTCCTCTGTTCCTGCCCCCGCCGAGACAAAACCCAGCACATTCCCCTCAGTGTCTGTGCCCCCCTCTCTAGTGCTCCTCCCAGGTGGAGCAAAACCTCCAGGGGGAGGTGTCGATGATTTTGGGGATTTTACCCTCTTTGGCTCATCCACTGAGGCTTCAACAGCGGGAGGAGCAGTGGCAGCGCCGCAGGACGACTTTGCCGATTTTATGGCGTTCGGGAGTTCTGGTGGGGAGCCGAAAggtgagagcagcagcagcagcagcgtgggtGTCCAAGGGGAGACCCCCACTCAGCAGCGACCTCAGCAGAGCTCAGACAAGTATGACGTCTTCAAGCGGCTGTCTCTGGAAGGCGGCCTGGCCGACGATGACGCTAAGGACAGTGGCGGTGgttccttctcttctctgaaGAGTGACACGGGTGACTTTGCCGACTTTCAGTCCTCAAAGTTCTGCACAGCACTCGGGGCTGCGGAAAAGACTCTGGTGGACAAGGTGGCCGCTTTCAAACAGGCCAAAGAGGACTCCGCCTCGGTCAAGTCCCTCGACCTCCCGTCTATTGGGGGGAGCAGCGTAGGAAAGGACGACTCCGAAGACGCACTCTCGGTGCAGCTGGACATGAAGCTCTCGGACATGGGCGGAGACCTGAAACATGTGATGTCGGACAGCTCTCTGGATTTACCCGGTCTCTCGGCCCACCAGCCCCCCGCTACAG AAGGAGACGACGTGAAATTTGACCCCTTCGGGACGTCGGACATCAGCACCCTGTCCAGCTACGACTGGACAGACCGCGAGGAGTGTCTGCCCGGTGAGGTTAGGAAGCCGCACGGCTTTGAGGCCGCTTCCCTTCCATCTCTCGTGTCGGCGCAGAGGACGGAGCTGACCTTTGGCAGCACAGAAAACATCACGAGCAGCTCCGTGGCGAAGATCACGACCTCCGTTCCCACCGAGGACGGCGCGTCCACGGATGGCAAGTTTGAAGCCTTCGCCGATTTTGGCCCCGGCGACCAAGGCGGTGTCGAGGACGACTTTGGGGACTTTGCAAGCACCGTCTCTGAAAAGTCGGACtcgccagccgccactgctgagGGAAACCAAAGTGAGGCCTCTGATGAGTTTGGAGCCTTCCAGGGGGACAAGCCGAAGTTTGGCAAGTCCGACTTCCTCAAAGCCAGCGCTCAGACCAACGTCAAGTCCAGTGAGGAGATGATCAAGAACGAACTGGCGACCTTTGACTTGTCTGTTCAAG gctcccacAAACGCAGCCACAGTTTGGGCGACAAGGAGATTGGACGTTCTCCCCCGTCTCCGGCTCCAGAGCAGCCCTTCAGAGACCGATCCAACACCCTGAGCGAGACGCCCGCCCTGCCCGTCATCAGGGACAAGTACAAGGACCTGactggggaggtggag GAGAGCGAGCGGTACGCATTCGAGTGGCAACGGTGTCTGGAGAGCGCTCTCgag GTCATCACCAAAGCCAACAACATCCTAAACAGCATCAGCAGCTCCGCTGTCTGCACTGAGGTCATCCAGTCTGCTCAGGGCATGGAGTACCTGCTGG GCGTGGTGGAAGTGTATCGTGTCACCAGGCGCGTGGAGCTGGGCATCAAGGCGACGGCCGTGTGCTCCGAGaaactgcagcagctgctgaagGACGTCAGCCGCGTGTGGAACAACCTGATGGGCTTCATGTCGCTGGCCAAGCTTGCT CCTGATGAAAGCTCCCTCGATTTCTCCTCCTGTATTTTGAGGCACGGCATAAAGAATGCCAAGGAGTTGGCCTGCGGGGTGTGTCTACTCAACGTCGACACACGCAGCAAg
- the synrg gene encoding synergin gamma isoform X6, which translates to MALRPGSGGGGSFMYPVGGGLGPPQGMVPMQQQQQQQQQQQQQQQGFPMVPVMQPNMQGMMGMNYVGQMPAGAMPMQGGMALGMQTPGMQFMGQPQYMGMRPAGPQYTVDMHKQMAEQHHKRLEQQQKMLEEDRKRRQFEEQKQKLRLLSSVKPKTAEKSRDDALEAIKGNLDGFSRDAKMYPNPSSQTKKPDSSSPHPSVPTHSLPPAVSEDNDEFSDFHGHVDASLLPSSSTSCASGLSSQALAQPSSTSPVTGFSPDDDEFSDFVQGPLNVFPPSNFHPSSQAQVQSSSPSLKAGLSSSSSLPQSLPSSVSISTVTQQSAVNNSSTFQGPSLDEKLYSSCDFTADKTAQFSFKSKSILAEMGPGTKVSTQFNSSTKARNWAAAPEDLGSIFIAEKLPEVSVSAPSVPPSTVYSSPQTSSDSGVGVYPQQEHIQPMLPAWLYNDSLIPEMFKKVLEFTMTPAGIDTANLYPILISSGLPREALGQIWASANRTTPGMLTKEELYTVLALIGVAQSGLPAMNVEILSQFPSPPVPNLPALAMAMAPVMHQHQHQHQHQHQHPMMTKPPVSMPMAMPTTAPPVMSMNTTMQAQAPTNTNFIASFPPAQGPKADDDDFQDFQEAPKAGDQSFTEFQGESGGGFPTTLASQHQQSASAMLTPVSGSSSTSVTSSDKYAVFKQLSVEQPAEPTPTASDIGDKYSVFRQLEHPADKKPVVSDGDSSYNSREGFADFKSVSADDGFTDFKTADSVSPLDPSDQAKIFQPSFPSAFPTSQSLQHLAQQQQQQPAVSLSQPRNPLNMADLDLFSSMASSVPAPAETKPSTFPSVSVPPSLVLLPGGAKPPGGGVDDFGDFTLFGSSTEASTAGGAVAAPQDDFADFMAFGSSGGEPKGESSSSSSVGVQGETPTQQRPQQSSDKYDVFKRLSLEGGLADDDAKDSGGGSFSSLKSDTGDFADFQSSKFCTALGAAEKTLVDKVAAFKQAKEDSASVKSLDLPSIGGSSVGKDDSEDALSVQLDMKLSDMGGDLKHVMSDSSLDLPGLSAHQPPATEGDDVKFDPFGTSDISTLSSYDWTDREECLPGEVRKPHGFEAASLPSLVSAQRTELTFGSTENITSSSVAKITTSVPTEDGASTDGKFEAFADFGPGDQGGVEDDFGDFASTVSEKSDSPAATAEGNQSEASDEFGAFQGDKPKFGKSDFLKASAQTNVKSSEEMIKNELATFDLSVQGSHKRSHSLGDKEIGRSPPSPAPEQPFRDRSNTLSETPALPVIRDKYKDLTGEVEESERYAFEWQRCLESALEVITKANNILNSISSSAVCTEVIQSAQGMEYLLGVVEVYRVTRRVELGIKATAVCSEKLQQLLKDVSRVWNNLMGFMSLAKLAPDESSLDFSSCILRHGIKNAKELACGVCLLNVDTRSKAFNSETDNFKLLYGGHQYHASCANFWTNCVEPKPPGLILPDLL; encoded by the exons ATGGCGCTGCGGCCGGGATCAGGGGGAGGCGGCAG TTTCATGTATCCTGTTGGAGGGGGCCTGGGACCGCCACAAG GCATGGTAcccatgcagcagcagcagcagcagcagcagcagcagcagcagcagcagcagggcttCCCTATGGTACCGGTCATGCAACCGAACATGCAGGGCATGATGGGAATGAACTATGTGGGACAGATGCCCGCCGGAGCTATGCCTATGCAG GGTGGGATGGCTCTTGGTATGCAGACCCCTGGGATGCAGTTCATGGGTCAGCCCCAGTATATGGGTATGAGACCTGCTGGGCCCCAATACACTGTGGACATGCACAAACAAATGGCTGAGCAGCACCA CAAAcgcctggagcagcagcagaagatgctggaagaggacaggaagagaAGACAATTTGAGGAGCAGAAACAGAAGCTGAGGCTGCTCAGCAGCGTCAAACCCAAG ACAGCTGAGAAGAGCCGCGATGATGCTTTGGAGGCAATCAAAGGCAACCTGGATGGCTTTAGCAGAGATGCTAAGATGTATCCAAATCCATCATCGCAGACCAAGAAGCCAG ACTCATCGTCACCACATCCTTCTGTCCCCACTCACTCCCTCCCCCCAGCTGTGTCTGAAGACAATGATGAGTTTAGTGACTTTCATGGGCATGTAGACGCCTCCTTACTtccgtcctcctccacttcctgcgCATCTGGCCTCTCCTCTCAGGCCCTCGCCCAGCCTTCGTCCACTTCCCCCGTGACAGGTTTTTCCCCGGACGATGACGAGTTTAGTGACTTTGTTCAGGGTCCTCTGAATGTGTTCCCTCCGTCCAACTTCCACCCCTCCTCTCAGGCCCAAGTCCAATCCTCATCCCCTTCCCTGAAGGCTGgactgtcctcttcctcttccctccctcagtcccttccttcctctgtgtccaTTTCAACTGTcacccaacaatctgctgtcaACAACAGCTCTACATTTCAAG GCCCGTCCCTGGATGAGAAGCTATACTCCTCATGCGATTTCACTGCTGATAAGACGGCACAGTTTAGCTTTAAATCCAAGTCGATTTTGGCTGAAATGGGTCCTGGAACCAAAGTTTCTACCCAGTTTAACTCCAGCACTAAAGCGAGGAACTGGGCTGCGGCCCCTGAGGACTTGGGTTCGATCTTCATTGCAGAAAAGCTACCCGAGGTCTCGGTGTCGGCACCCAGCGTCCCCCCATCAACCGTTTACTCGTCTCCTCAAACCAGTAGTGACAGTG GTGTTGGTGTGTACCCACAACAAGAGCACATTCAGCCCATGCTGCCAGCCTGGCTTTACAATGACAGCCTCATCCCAG AAATGTTCAAAAAGGTTCTTGAATTCACCATGACTCCGGCAGGGATAGACACAGCCAATCTCTACCCTATTCTCATATCATCAGGACTTCCCAGGGAAGCACTGGGGCAAATCTGGGCGTCAGCCAACCGCACAACACCTGGCATGCTGACCAAAGAGGAGCTCTACACTGTACTTGCACTAATTGGTGTGGCGCAG AGTGGCCTCCCAGCTATGAATGTGGAAATTCTCAGTCAGTTTCCCTCTCCACCAGTGCCCAACCTACCAGCCCTGGCTATGGCCATGGCCCCCGTCatgcaccagcaccagcaccaacaccaacaccagcaccagcaccccATGATGACCAAGCCCCCGGTCTCTATGCCTATGGCCATGCCCACAACGGCACCACCAGTTATGAGCATGAATACTACAATGCAGGCTCAAGCACCCACAAACACCAACTTCATAGCCAGTTTCCCTCCTGCACAG GGGCCCAAAGCCGATGACGATGACTTCCAGGATTTCCAGGAGGCTCCAAAAGCAGGAGACCAGTCCTTCACTGAGTTCCAGGGGGAGTCGGGTGGAGGTTTCCCCACCACCCTTGCATCGCAGCACCAACAAAG CGCGTCTGCCATGCTGACGCCAGTGTCTGGTTCTTCTTCCACCTCCGTCACGTCCTCTGATAAGTACGCTGTTTTCAAGCAGCTGTCTGTGGAGCAGCCTGCAGAGCCGACACCCACTGCCTCAG ATATTGGGGACAAATACAGTGTATTCAGACAGCTTGAGCACCCTGCTGACAAGAAACCAGTCG TTTCCGATGGGGACAGCTCTTACAACTCCA GGGAAGGATTTGCAGATTTCAAGTCCGTCAGCGCTGATGATGGCTTCACAGACTTTAAAACCGCAGACAGCGTCTCTCCATTAGACCCTTCAGACCAGGCCAAGATCTTTCAACCTTCCTTCCCCTCTGCTTTCCCAACCTCTCAGTCTCTACAACACCtagcacagcagcagcagcagcagccagccgTGTCTCTTTCTCAGCCCAGAAATCCTCTCAACATGGCCGACCTGGACCTTTTCTCTTCTATGGCGTCCTCTGTTCCTGCCCCCGCCGAGACAAAACCCAGCACATTCCCCTCAGTGTCTGTGCCCCCCTCTCTAGTGCTCCTCCCAGGTGGAGCAAAACCTCCAGGGGGAGGTGTCGATGATTTTGGGGATTTTACCCTCTTTGGCTCATCCACTGAGGCTTCAACAGCGGGAGGAGCAGTGGCAGCGCCGCAGGACGACTTTGCCGATTTTATGGCGTTCGGGAGTTCTGGTGGGGAGCCGAAAggtgagagcagcagcagcagcagcgtgggtGTCCAAGGGGAGACCCCCACTCAGCAGCGACCTCAGCAGAGCTCAGACAAGTATGACGTCTTCAAGCGGCTGTCTCTGGAAGGCGGCCTGGCCGACGATGACGCTAAGGACAGTGGCGGTGgttccttctcttctctgaaGAGTGACACGGGTGACTTTGCCGACTTTCAGTCCTCAAAGTTCTGCACAGCACTCGGGGCTGCGGAAAAGACTCTGGTGGACAAGGTGGCCGCTTTCAAACAGGCCAAAGAGGACTCCGCCTCGGTCAAGTCCCTCGACCTCCCGTCTATTGGGGGGAGCAGCGTAGGAAAGGACGACTCCGAAGACGCACTCTCGGTGCAGCTGGACATGAAGCTCTCGGACATGGGCGGAGACCTGAAACATGTGATGTCGGACAGCTCTCTGGATTTACCCGGTCTCTCGGCCCACCAGCCCCCCGCTACAG AAGGAGACGACGTGAAATTTGACCCCTTCGGGACGTCGGACATCAGCACCCTGTCCAGCTACGACTGGACAGACCGCGAGGAGTGTCTGCCCGGTGAGGTTAGGAAGCCGCACGGCTTTGAGGCCGCTTCCCTTCCATCTCTCGTGTCGGCGCAGAGGACGGAGCTGACCTTTGGCAGCACAGAAAACATCACGAGCAGCTCCGTGGCGAAGATCACGACCTCCGTTCCCACCGAGGACGGCGCGTCCACGGATGGCAAGTTTGAAGCCTTCGCCGATTTTGGCCCCGGCGACCAAGGCGGTGTCGAGGACGACTTTGGGGACTTTGCAAGCACCGTCTCTGAAAAGTCGGACtcgccagccgccactgctgagGGAAACCAAAGTGAGGCCTCTGATGAGTTTGGAGCCTTCCAGGGGGACAAGCCGAAGTTTGGCAAGTCCGACTTCCTCAAAGCCAGCGCTCAGACCAACGTCAAGTCCAGTGAGGAGATGATCAAGAACGAACTGGCGACCTTTGACTTGTCTGTTCAAG gctcccacAAACGCAGCCACAGTTTGGGCGACAAGGAGATTGGACGTTCTCCCCCGTCTCCGGCTCCAGAGCAGCCCTTCAGAGACCGATCCAACACCCTGAGCGAGACGCCCGCCCTGCCCGTCATCAGGGACAAGTACAAGGACCTGactggggaggtggag GAGAGCGAGCGGTACGCATTCGAGTGGCAACGGTGTCTGGAGAGCGCTCTCgag GTCATCACCAAAGCCAACAACATCCTAAACAGCATCAGCAGCTCCGCTGTCTGCACTGAGGTCATCCAGTCTGCTCAGGGCATGGAGTACCTGCTGG GCGTGGTGGAAGTGTATCGTGTCACCAGGCGCGTGGAGCTGGGCATCAAGGCGACGGCCGTGTGCTCCGAGaaactgcagcagctgctgaagGACGTCAGCCGCGTGTGGAACAACCTGATGGGCTTCATGTCGCTGGCCAAGCTTGCT CCTGATGAAAGCTCCCTCGATTTCTCCTCCTGTATTTTGAGGCACGGCATAAAGAATGCCAAGGAGTTGGCCTGCGGGGTGTGTCTACTCAACGTCGACACACGCAGCAAg